In Chloracidobacterium sp., one genomic interval encodes:
- a CDS encoding NifU family protein — MPKIADIQETPNPNAVKFILREPVSYGTSHSFQSAEEARDNKLASSLFDVGNVLSVFYMDKMVTVEKNDEIEWDEILPDLAIPIRAAESATPANGRSAAESVGGAIAAAADGDPKVAEIMAVLEERVMPYLMGDGGWLEVIELVGHTLMIRYQGACGTCPSSISGTLMSIENILREEIDPELEVITV, encoded by the coding sequence ATGCCAAAGATCGCTGATATCCAGGAAACACCGAATCCTAACGCAGTCAAGTTCATTCTCCGCGAGCCGGTCTCGTACGGTACGTCGCACTCGTTCCAGAGTGCCGAGGAGGCCCGGGACAATAAGCTCGCCTCTTCGCTCTTTGATGTAGGCAATGTCTTATCCGTGTTTTATATGGACAAGATGGTGACGGTCGAAAAGAATGACGAGATCGAATGGGATGAGATCCTGCCTGATCTGGCGATTCCGATCCGAGCGGCCGAGAGCGCGACGCCGGCCAACGGACGCTCGGCGGCCGAAAGCGTCGGCGGTGCGATAGCCGCGGCGGCGGACGGCGACCCGAAGGTCGCCGAGATCATGGCTGTGCTTGAAGAGCGTGTAATGCCTTACCTTATGGGTGACGGCGGCTGGCTCGAGGTGATTGAACTTGTCGGACACACGTTAATGATCCGCTATCAAGGCGCGTGCGGCACTTGCCCAAGTTCGATAAGCGGCACGCTGATGTCGATCGAGAACATATTGCGCGAAGAGATCGACCCGGAACTCGAAGTGATCACCGTATGA